From the genome of Metarhizium brunneum chromosome 4, complete sequence, one region includes:
- the CPO_0 gene encoding Chloroperoxidase, whose translation MLHTFTAIFLAASAAGAMRPWKAAGPGDSRSPCPMLNTLANHGYLPHNGRNLSVKHFGDAVVEALNAAPSYGTLPARAFIKSWGKDFFDLEDLNTPVILQHRGSLTRDDVTPTERNIDVDVARVSALLEDSPTDYVDAASIAKSRLRVEALSEPERLSSWDQLLAYMESSLVLLMMKEGEVPSAFSFPSAKTWTAPKERVRVWLTEERLPDELGWKRSERKLGSLDLVPIMKAIFDEKRAQSGKGRLWKSFLSLFWGSRDEL comes from the exons ATGCTGCACACATTTACTGCCATTTTTCTGGCTGCATCAGCGGCCGGCGCAATGCGACCATGGAAAGCCGCAGGCCCGGGTGATTCTCGCAGCCCCTGCCCCATGCTGAACACTCTCGCAAATCACGGATACCT ACCACACAACGGGAGAAACCTCTCGGTTAAACACTTTGGCGATGCCGTCGTTGAAGCTCTCAACGCCGCCCCCTCGTACGGCACCCTGCCCGCGCGCGCGTTCATCAAGAGCTGGGGCAAGGACTTCTTTGACCTCGAGGACCTCAACACGCCGGTGATCCTGCAGCACAGGGGCTCCTTGACTCGCGACGACGTGACGCCCACGGAGAGGAATATCGATGTGGATGTTGCACGGGTGTCCGCCCTGCTGGAAGACAGTCCGACTGACTACGTGGACGCAGCGTCCATAGCCAAGAGTCGCCTCCGTGTGGAAGCGTTATCGGAGCCTGAGAGACTGTCGAGCTGGGACCAGCTGTTGGCTTATATGGAGTCTAGTCTGGTGCTTTTAATGATGAAGGAGGGCGAGGTGCCGTCTGCGTTTAGTTTTCCCTCGGCCAAGACTTGGACTGCGCCAAAGGAGCGTGTGAGGGTGTGGCTGACGGAGGAGAGGTTGCCGGATGAGTTGGGGTGGAAGCGCTCAGAGCGAAAGCTGGGCTCGCTGGACTTGGTGCCGATTATGAAGGCCATCTTTGATGAGAAGAGGGCGCAGAGCGGCAAGGGCCGGCTTTGGAAGTCGTTTTTGTCGTTGTTTTGGGGTTCACGAGATGAGTTGTAG